One region of Macadamia integrifolia cultivar HAES 741 chromosome 11, SCU_Mint_v3, whole genome shotgun sequence genomic DNA includes:
- the LOC122093856 gene encoding zinc finger protein CONSTANS-LIKE 10-like, translating to MGRLCDFCGEQRSMVYCRSDAACLCLACDRNVHSANALSKRHSRTLLCERCYSQSAIVRCLEENISLCQNCDWNGHGSSSLGSAHKRQTINCYSGCPSAAETSRIWSFVRDSPSADDSNCEQGLGLMSIDENNISNFWGPTENDGTSDFAVANGMEDVENVDKFCMSMGSSSVPAPNPMPCIADQPSGSVDPRTIKLYCPDTKVFGVCEDNDLFEDLNVDDFDLNFENYEELFGMSQNNQEQLFENGGIDNLFETKDMSAVDSNSQGEFTTEVKAMQSECSNAASADSVMSCKTEPNLCFAARQAHSSVSLSFSGLNGESNGVDYQDCGASSMILMGEPPWFSPCPENSLPSTSRDSAVMRYKAKKKARSQNRFEKKIRYASRKARADVRRRVKGRFIKAGDAYDYDPLCQTRSF from the exons ATGGGTCGGTTATGTGATTTCTGTGGGGAGCAACGATCAATGGTATATTGCCGGTCTGATGCTGCTTGCTTATGTTTGGCTTGTGACCGGAATGTCCATTCTGCGAATGCCCTTTCTAAACGCCATTCAAGGACTCTTCTATGTGAAAGATGCTACTCGCAATCTGCCATAGTTAGGTGTCTTGAAGAGAACATATCGCTTTGTCAAAATTGTGATTGGAATGGACATGGCAGCTCATCCTTGGGTTCAGCACATAAGAGGCAGACAATTAACTGTTATTCTGGGTGCCCTTCTGCAGCAGAAACTTCTAGGATCTGGTCATTTGTTCGTGACTCCCCATCGGCAGATGATTCAAATTGTGAACAGGGATTGGGTTTAATGAGCATCGACGAGAACAATATCAGTAATTTTTGGGGGCCTACTGAAAATGACGGCACGAGTGATTTTGCTGTTGCAAATGGAATGGAAGATGTGGAAAATGTTGATAAGTTTTGTATGTCGATGGGATCCTCTTCAGTGCCTGCACCGAACCCCATGCCATGCATTGCAGATCAGCCATCTGGGTCTGTGGATCCAAGAACTATCAAG tTATACTGTCCTGATACAAAAGTCTTTGGAGTCTGTGAAGATAATGATCTTTTTGAAGATCTCAATGTGGATGACTTTGATTTGAACTTCGAGAACTATGAAGAACTCTTTGGtatgtctcaaaataatcaagaaCAACTTTTTGAAAATGGTGGGATTGATAACTTGTTTGAGACAAAGGACATGTCTGCTGTGGATTCCAACAGTCAGGGCGAATTTACGACAGAG GTCAAAGCAATGCAGTCGGAATGTAGCAATGCAGCGTCTGCTGATTCCGTGATGAGCTgtaaaaccgaaccaaacctcTGTTTTGCAGCAAGGCAAGCTCATTCAAGTGTCTCACTTTCATTTTCTGGATTAAACGGAGAAAGTAATGGTGTAGATTACCAAGACTGTGGTGCTTCATCAATGATATTAATGGGTGAACCTCCATGGTTTTCTCCCTGTCCAGAGAACTCATTACCATCAACTAGCAGGGACAGTGCTGTCATGCGTTATAAGGCGAAGAAGAAGGCTAGGAG CCAAAACAGGTTTGAGAAGAAGATCAGGTATGCCTCTCGCAAGGCCAGGGCTGATGTAAGAAGGCGTGTGAAGGGCCGGTTTATTAAGGCAGGCGATGCTTATGACTATGACCCGTTGTGTCAAACCAGAAGCTTCTGA